In Leptospira bourretii, the genomic window AAGCAGACATTCAAAATGGATTTGTATTAGAAAATGTTGCTCAATTGGATTTTTCCCAAATGTATCCCAAAGTAATGGTCACACACAATATCTCCCCAGAAACAATCAATTGTTTATGCTGCAAAAATGATTCCGAAGTAGAACAAGTCCCTTCTCTTGGATACCGAGTCTGTAGTAAAAGAAAAGGTGTTGTTTCTGAAGCTCTAGCACATGTCATAGAACGCAGAACTCATTACAAAAAACAAATAAAAGATAAAAATCAACCTAACAAAAACTATATAGAACAAAAACAATCAAGTCTAAAATGGATGTTGGTTACATCTTTCGGTTATTTAGGTTACAGAAATGCAAAATTCGGGAAACTAGAAAGCCACGAAGCAGTCACAGCTTTCGGAAGAGAAAAATTACTAATGGCAAAAGAAATTGCGGAAGCCTACGATTACAACTTAGTACATGCCATTACCGACTGCATCTTCATTCAAAAAAAAGATAAATCACCAATCTCAGAAAGTAATCTTTTAGAAATATGTGAAACGATAAAGCTAAAAACAAAAATCACAATGGATGTGGAGGGCATCTTCTCTTGGTTATATTTTCCACCATCGACACAAGATGAAAAAATGCCAGTTGCCAACCGTTATATGGGAAGATTTATCGATGGCAATTTCAAAGGGAGAGGAATTGCCGTGAGGCGAAAAGATTATCCTCGTTACATAAAAGCTGCACAAAATGAAATGATTCAATGGATGTGTCAATTTGAAACAATAACAGAGATGAGATCACGAGAAGATGAAATTTTGGAAATTTTTAAAAAATATGATGTCCCTCTCTCGAAAGGAGACGTCTTTTGGAAGGATCTCCTGATTTTAAGATCTACATCTCAAGATCCAGAAGGTTATCGAGTCGACGCACCGAGTGCAGTGGCAGTCAAAGATTTGTTAGAAATGGGAATTCATGTACAAGCAGGAGAAAAAATACGCTATTTGGTGGTGAATAAAAAATCAGAGCGAAAAGGAGAAAGATACAAAACAGAAGAAAGAATAGAAACCCGAAACTCAGGAAACATCTTAATCTACGACAAAAAATACTACCGCAAACTACTACTCGCTTCATTCAAAGAGATATGGATTGGAATCGCAAACTTCCAAAACTTCAGCGAGCTCATTAGCGATGAACAACTATTACCCTTCAAATTTTAGAACCAAACAAAAGTAAAACAAATCCATTACAATATGCAAATTTACTTTTATTGCATAAATTGAAAAAAAATACTAAAAAACTAAAGATAAAAATAGCCTGTTAGATGAGAATTTCGATAACTTATTTAAAAAACGTTTGCACTCACTCAATTACAAAAAAGACTCAGATTCGTTTTTCCCTCTATGGGACTCAGGGGGCGAAGCTATGCCCTCACCAAACTGAAGACAAAATAACCACTAATCGCCATAAGGCAAAAATAAATTATGTCTCATTAAGGCAAACATTCTACTTAATAGTAGAATGTGGAAAATAAACGAACAACAAATACCAAACTAAATAGCCGGAATATACGAAGAACAAATACCAAAATAATAGTGGATATAAACGTGATACAAAGAACACGTTTATATCAGCTTTAATCGACACGCGATAACACAACAAGATTAAACCACTTCCAGACCAGCAATTACAGTTCGTTATGCGCAAGAGGCTAAAAAATTCATTAAAGAAATAACAAAAATCAAATAGTATTTTCGCTTTTCAGCAGAATGATAATAAGATTATAAGTATCTATGTATTTTGAATGGGACGAAGAGAAAGAAAAAATCAATATAGAAAAGCATGGTCTTTCTTTTTCCAAAGCTTCCCTTGTTTTTGGTGACCCTAGAACAATATATTTACCCGACCCAGACCATTCTGAAGGTGAATATAGAGAAATAGCTTTAGGAAAAATTGAAAATATCACAATTGCCGTTGTTATTTTTGTTGAAAGATCTACAAATTCACAAGAAATTATGAGAATAGTCTCAGCAAGAAGAGCTACCAAGAATGAGGAAGCTCAATACTTTTCCGAAGAGATATAAAATATGAGAGAAGAATATGATTTTTCAAAAGGAAAAAGAGGTCTCTATTCACGAGATATTAATGATTTACATTTCCCTGTATATTTAGAGCCTGATTTAGAAAAATACTACAAAAACATAGCTTCGCAAAAAAATACTGACCTTAGTGTTATTATAAACTCAATCTTAGAAAAAGAAAAAGAGTTACTCGAAAAAATCATTTAAAACAATTTACGTTTTAAACGCCTCCAGCGCATAACAGCGTCTTCCCGCTTCGTTTCGGGACAAGCCCTCACTCGGCCTACGGCAAATTGTCCTCCTGTCACTCGCTCGCATACGCAAGCTACGTGCCAGTCCCTAACGTCCCTTTCAGGGACTCAGGGTCGGACAACTTCGGGAAGACTAGTTCGTTATACGAAATCGCAAAAAACTTATGAACAAAACAAGAATTTCTTTATTACTTATCTTTACACTTTCATGCACACAAAATAGTTCTCTAAAAAATGATACATTAATTAGCCAAGCTGACGCAGATGCTGAATTTTCTCTAATTGTCTACGCAAAACAGCTCGAATACTTCCCTTCACATACCTATTTTGATATGGCGGCAACTATTGATGGAGATTTCGGATGGTGTAAGCGATCAATTCAATATGATAAAAGTGACTTTCGATATTGTATGAGCCGAATTTCCGCTACTTATTTCCCACAAAAGCATCCTTTTGAAATTTACCATGCAATAAAGGGATTTGTAACAGAAAACTGCAAGCTCAGAAAAATAATTCTATTTAAAGATTCTTTAATCAAAGGCGAACTAAATGCATGTAGTGTCCACAAATGGTAATTAAAGTATTTTATATAAAACAACAATTCTAAAAACAACATTATCAACTGATTAAAAAAATTTAATCCTATATAGCGTTTATTTAATAACTTCATTCAAATATATATTATTATTACTTTCACTATCCTTATTACGCTAAATTGTCATCTAACAATAAATGTGAGAGAAAAAAGCTTAAGGAGAGATTAGCAATTGAGGACTTACCTACTACAATTTAAGCTAATATTAAAAAAGTGAGAATCTCAGAGAACTTATTGGATAATAACCTCTTTCTGAAGATTTGCGACTTCGTATAACAGCGTCTTCCCGCTACGTTTCGGGACAAGCCCTCACTCGGCCTACGGCAAATTCCCTTCCGTCACGCTTCTTGCTTCGCAAGAAGACGCGCCGACGCCAACACCTACTTCGTAGGTTCGGCTACAGGGAACTTCGGGAAGTCTAGTTCGTTATGCGCAAATATTCAAAATCAAACTATAATGTTAAGTAAAGCAATAAAATTTCTTAGAAAGAACTCTCAATCACAGTATGTCTTTATTAAATTTATTATTAACCCAATTTTAGGAATTATACTTACTTTACTAATTCTAATTCTATTCTCTCCGTTAGTTTATAAAAAAAATATTCTTAATTTTACTAAATATAAAACTTATACCCCGAAATTAAATATTGAAAACAAATGTGAGAGAAATTTCCCAAATTCTGATTCTAAAAGGATTCAATCTTTTCTAAATTACTTTCAATGTGAGGATCTTTATGATTTTAGATCCCAAACGACTCAATTTTATTACTGTAAGAAAAATATACTAGAAAATATAAATCTGACCGTCACTAATTTCAATAATCATACGAATTTAGAATTTCCAACAGAGTTTGAAAAAAGTTTAAAAATGGAATACTCAATTGTAGATTTTTTCAACAATAAACAAGAATACTTAACACTTAAACTTAGTCTTCTTAATGAACTCGAATCTTCAAAAAACTATCATATAACCGGTTATGACCAAATATATTTCATAGAAGAATTACAAAATAAACACAAAATCGGTTCATTTTTTTATGACTTCGGAAGTAGTTATTACATTAATTACCATAAAAAATTTAATAATAAAAATGAGGCGCAAGAGTTTGTGCAAATAATTGAAAACTATTGTATACAGTGAATATCTGCGCATAACAGCGACTTAACGCTTCGCCTCGGGACTTTCGCCCTCGCTCGGTCTGCGACACATTCCCCTCTGGAACTCCTCTTGCCTCTGGAACTCCTCTTGCCTCTGGAACTCCTCTTGCCTCTGGAACTCCTCTTGCCTCCGCAAGCCTCGTTCCAGTCCCTAACGTCCCTTTCAGGGACTCAGGGTCGGGGAACGTCGTTAAGTCTAATTCGTTATGCGTAACTCCCAAACAAAAGGAAACTAAATGATTTTTGAAATAGAGAATGAAAAATTTAAATCCATGGAATCTTACTCAATAGATCGTGAATTAAGATTAGAAAATCTTATTTCTGACAATGAAAATTCGAATTTAATAAATTACCGGATTTTTGCAGAAGATTTATTGATAATTGGAACTGAAATAAGAACAAAAGAAAAAAAAAGGGCAGATATTGTTTGCCTAGATAAATTTGGAAATATCGTAATCGTGGAACTTAAGAAGGATCAAGCCAAGTTAGGAGTTGAAACACAAGCTCTACAATATTTATCTGATTTATCAAAATATAGAGGCCAGCAATTAATAAATAGATTTTCCACTTCATTTAAAAACCGCACAAATGAAAATTTAGAGGATTGCATAAACTCGTTTTTAGAAAACAGCATTGAAATAAATTCTCTAAATCAATCTCAATCAATAATCCTTGTAGCTAGATCATTTGATCAATCGCTATTTTCAATGGGAGAATGGTTATCTTCAAAAGGAATTCCTTTTAAGTGCATAAAATATCAAATTTATCAAATCAATGATAAAGAATATATTTCATTCTCAGTTGCATTTGATCAGTTGTCAGACAAAAGCAGAAAGTTAAAATTCCTAGATCAGGACTTTAGGAATCCAAATGCATATTGGTTTAATATAGGTTCTTCGGATCAAATTAATTGGGATTTAATGATACAGAAAGAATTCATTTCTGCTGGTTTCGATGGTAGACTCGATGATAGAGGGTATCAAATTTTAAATTCATTTATACCAGGCGACATTATAGTAGGATTTTCTAGTCAGAAAGGAATTGTAGGACTCGCATCAATAACGGAAAAAAGCAAATACAAACTCGTAGAGAGAAATTCCTCAGAGGATTATTGGAATGGAAATCACCTACATAGACTAAGTGTAAAATGGGAACTTGTAAAACCAAATCTTTCAGATGCGATAAAAACATCAGAAATAAAATTGAATCTTGGATTATTTCATCCTATGCAAACTAAACAAAACTTTCCAATAAATAAAATTAATGATCTAAAAAAATTATTTTGATTATGGGAGCTACGCATAACAGCGACTTACCGCTACGCTTCGGCACAAGGCCTCGCTCGGCCTACGGCAAATTCCCTTTCTGTCACTCGTTTGCATCCGCAAACTCCGTGCCAGTCCCTAACGTCCCGTTCCGGGACTCAGGGTCAGGGAACTTCGGTAAGTCTAGTTCGTTATGCGCCATACCTTAACTATTTTTAAGAAATAAAAATAAACTGAATCAATGAACGAAGAATCAAAATCATCCATCTTATTTCATTTTTTTATTTTTTGGACATTTTGCTTTCTAAATGGTTTTTTCAATCCCGCTCTTTCAAAGAATCTTTTCTTGTTCTATATAGTTGAAATTATCTTCTGGGTACTTCTGCCTATATTTACTATCACATACTTTATTTTCTTTTTAAACGTTTTTTCATTTTCAGACTTGGGATTTCATTCCAAACTATTTAAAAGGGAAAGTTACTCTTTCGTAATTATTTTCTCTTTATTTTTCAGCTTCTTTGTTCAAAAATTTTACTTTATTACTTACTCAGTACTTTCTAAAATTTTTACTACAAATTATTTGCAAAACTTTGAATTCCAATCTACAATTCCAAATAATTTTGAAACTGGCATTTTATTAACAATATATTATTCCTTTACTGCTGGATTCGTTGAAGAAATTTACTATCGTGGATTTTTAGCTCAACTTTTTCATATAGACCATAAATTTAATGTTAATTACATTCTAATTTCATCTACTCTCTTCTCTATGAATCATTGGGAAGGCGGAATTATAAACATAATTGATACTTTTCTATACGGATTACTTTTTTCTATTTTCTACAACAAATTCAGGAATATATGGCCTCTTATTATAGCACACATAATTACTGATATAATTGCTTTTTATCCAAAGTAATGAACGATACCAAAGGTACGGCGCATAACAGCGACTTAACGCTTCGCTTCGGGACTAGCCCTCGCTCGGTCTACGACACATTCCTCTCTGGAACTTCTCTTGCCTCCGCAAGCGTCGTTCCAGTCCCTAACGTCCCTTCCGGGACTCAGGGCCGAGGAACGTCGTTAAGTCTAGTTCGTTATACGCCATATTGCATTACTCTTTCCATCAAATGACTATTTTGTTTAACTGAATAAGCAAAAATCTCGTTAAAAAAAGTATCATGAAAGCATTAATTCTCTTTTCGATCCTATTTATAAATATCGATCTCTCAAGTAAACCAATACTAATTGATGGATTAAATAACGATAAAGAATTTATAGAAACTAACTTCATTAGCAGACTGCTTGATTGTATAGCATCTGGTGATAGAAATTGTTTAGATAAAATCACAGCCCAAACTATCTATATTGGCTTTGAAGATATATTATTCAGATTTAATAAGAAAATCACTACCCGACCTAAGTGGAAACGCAGTGACAATCTTTATAATAAAATTGGATTGTTTGAGGATTTTTACCAAATAATTATTACTAAAACTTACGCTCGTGAATATTTTTCAGATACAGGTTTTTTTGAATACGAAATAGAAAATTCGATAAAAGATCTTGCTACCATAAATAGAAAAAATTACTATTGGACACCTAACTGCGGCTTTAACTTAATATTACTAGTCAAAGAAAATAAGAAAAAAGTAGCTTGTGTAGACCTTAACAATCTAGATATAAACCCTAAATCTACAATAGTCTACCAATGTAAAAATTACGAAAAGGAAATAGATTGCAAGATCGTTGGTTTACAATTTTTATAAAAGTTTAACAAACATAAATTTAGTTTACTATTGATAAAAACTTAGACAAAAAGCTGACCAAACTAATTAAATTTTCGATTAAAAAATATATACTATTACAATACGGCGTATAACTTCCGCTAACCACTTCGCGTCGGGACTTGCGCCCTCGCTCGGTCTACGACACATTCCCCTCTGGCACTCCTCTTGCCTTCGCAAGCGTCGTTCCAGTCCCTAACGTCCCCTCCAGGGACTCAGGGTCGGGAAACGTCGGTTAGCTAGTTCGTTATGCGAAATTGGATAAACATTAAGTTATAAAATGAAATTTGTTGAACCAATATGGAATTGTATACTTCAGGATGTAAAGCGACTCAATGTAGGTATGCAAAAATCCTTCAATTTCTTTGAAGAAGGCTCCGGAGCCCAAAGCATACTTTCACTTTCTGAAGATCAAATCGTTAACATAATACAAAAGAACAAAAACTATCTAAATTTACTTTTAACAGAAGCTGGAATTCAACATTATTCTAAAGCGATTAAACACATACCAAAGTATGAAGTCTTTGGATATGGTACAGGTGATTTCGATCTTGTTATCTATGGTCCAACTTACCCATATGAATTAATTTCATTTGAATTTAAAAGAATTAAGGTAGAAGCCTTAGACTATAACAATGATAAAGTCAATAAAATTGGTGGTATCGAAACCCTTTTTAACCAATTGGAAGAAAGAGTAAAAATGGGCTTCCATGCAGTTTATGGTATTATTATAATACACTCAGATTTGAGGGAAAGAAGAACTGCCAATACAATCTTGCGTTCACATACTTTAGAAACTAATCAAAAACTTTTTTATGAAATAAATAGTCTAAAATCATTTCCAACGGAGGCAGGATTGATTCTAATGAAATACGAACAACCAACTGGAAAAGAATCTGCTATTAACTTCAAAGTAGGTAGAGTAAAATTTGCCGAAAAACTTCGACAAAATGACGAAACAAGAGTCAAATTTCAAAATTACCTCAACCAATCCAACTTCGCATAACAGCGACTTAACGCTTCGTTTCGGGACTTGCGCCCTCACTCGGTCTGCGACACATTCCTCTCTGGAACTCCTCTTGCCTACGCAAGCCTCGTTCCAGTCCCTAACGTCCCCTCCAGGGACTCAGGGTCGAGGAACGTCGTTAAGTCTAGTTCGTTATACGCAATAGGTCATAAATTATATCTAAATGAAATGCTACGCAAATTCAAAAGGCAATTGTTCATCAAAATTCTCAAGAGAACATATAATCTCCGATTCTTTACTTCAATCAAAAGTAGGAGTCAGCGGATTTGAGTGGTGCAAAGGTAAGGAAGTTTTTATAGGCAAAGGATCTTTTACTCAAAAAATTTTATGTACTACGCACAATTCTGCCCTTTCACCTTTTGATTCAGAGATGACAAAGTTATTCAAAATACTAAATACATATGATATTCAAAGTAAATCCGGTGAAATCGGATATAAAGAAGAAAATATCCAAGGTGAATTTTTGGAACGATGGGTATTGAAAACTTCAATAAATTTCATTCATTATTATTCTAATGAGGAAAAAGTATTTTTTCACGAAGATACTGTAATTCCATACTTATTTGGTGATAAATTATTTTCATTCCCTTTCGGATTATCGATTACTTTTTCAACAAAAATGAAAGCAGACTTTCAAGGAAAATCACATTTTCAAATCGGAAGCACCATAAGCGAAGGAAATAGATACTTAGATACGGCTATTTTAATTTTTAACGGATTTATCTTTACATTCTACTTACCAACAGAAACAAATTTAGGCCAAGTTGATCTACTAAAACTAAAATGCAGTGGCAAAGTTATAAGCAAGAATGGATTTCTTAATATCTGGCATATTCAAGGTATTGATCATGGCAAAAACAAAATTAAGATTAATTGGAAAGATACGAAATCGAATAGCAAATGACCTACTGCGTATAACAGCGACTAACCGCTTCGTTTCGGCACTTACGGCCTCACTCGGTCTACGACACATGGACTTCTGGCACTCCTCTTGCCTCTGCAAGCGTCGTTCCAGCCCTAACGTCCCCTTCGGGGGCTCAGGGTCAGTCCACGTCGGTTAGTCTAGTTCGTTATACGCAATGTTCATAAATTTAAACTATGAAAAAATATTATAGCTCAAGAAACAAATCATCAACTTTAACAGAAGAAGACTTATATCAAAAAGTTAAAAGTTTATATTCCTTATTTCTTGAAAAAGATTATTTCAAGAACCTTGCGAAGATTACCAAAAAAGGAATTCCACAAGATATAATCCTTGAAGCGGATCTCAAACTATCATTTCAACCATTCCCTATTGAAAAATGGGAAAACGAGAAAATCACAGAAACAAATCTTTTTGATTTAATTGAATATCTTTATGATTACATATCTAAACCGATAGGGTGGAACACACATTTTGATCCAGAATCAGATGAAATTTACGAAGATTATAATTCATACGACCCAGAAAAAGCAAAACGAGAATACTGCGAACTAGTAAATATGTTTCTTAACGACTATGGTAGTGGTTATGAATTATCAGATAAAGGTGAAATACTCTCATTAGGTAGCCCTGTCCTAGAAGGGCTTTTTAAAGCAGAAATAATCCCCTTTGACAAAGAAAATGTAGATAAAAAGATCGAAAATGCTATTTTGAAATGGAGAAGAAGAAATCAATCACTCGAAGATCGAAAGAATATTATACTAGAATTATCAGAAGTATTCGAATGGTTAAAAAAAACAAGTAAGCTCGAATTAGCGCTAGAAAACAAAGATGATTCTATGCTTTTTAATATAATTAATAATTTTGCCATACGCCATCATAATCCAAACCAAAAAAGTAATTATGACAAATCTATATGGTATTCTTGGATGTTTCATTTTTATTTGGCAACATACCATGCGACAATTCGCCTCATAATCAAACAAGATCAACAGCAAAAATGAACACTGCGTATAACAGCGGGGAAACGCTGCGCTTCGGGACTTACGCCCTCGCTTGGTCTACGACACATTTCCCTCTGGCACTCCTCTT contains:
- a CDS encoding BrnT family toxin, whose amino-acid sequence is MYFEWDEEKEKINIEKHGLSFSKASLVFGDPRTIYLPDPDHSEGEYREIALGKIENITIAVVIFVERSTNSQEIMRIVSARRATKNEEAQYFSEEI
- a CDS encoding DNA polymerase domain-containing protein codes for the protein METFKGYLFDIYHSEQKIYLWLRSEEGELRLFSDEFLPTIYIDAPQNILQKLVKRFYELDALAEIPSYTEKTLFYENRSIHVLKLVISKPQLLPKITNKLFHLYGKYDIYHSDIEITTGYMVEKDIYPLAYLEVSYETKNSLNQIKSIQCFTNITDLDYEVPNFRTVSLYLEKSHRIPLEKNTLIVETHSDQYKLDTNDSKNLIQKLNQIFQKHDPDIVLTSYGDQILFPYLFKTAQDNHLTTEFDRDKTSTIRRSIQTRGTSFNTYGTIVYRAPSYPLFGRWHIDSKNGFVYKEADLMGIIELARISRLPIQKMARASTGKALTYIEVDVALRMNYLVPWQKSALEAPKTALDLLNADKGGLVFQADIQNGFVLENVAQLDFSQMYPKVMVTHNISPETINCLCCKNDSEVEQVPSLGYRVCSKRKGVVSEALAHVIERRTHYKKQIKDKNQPNKNYIEQKQSSLKWMLVTSFGYLGYRNAKFGKLESHEAVTAFGREKLLMAKEIAEAYDYNLVHAITDCIFIQKKDKSPISESNLLEICETIKLKTKITMDVEGIFSWLYFPPSTQDEKMPVANRYMGRFIDGNFKGRGIAVRRKDYPRYIKAAQNEMIQWMCQFETITEMRSREDEILEIFKKYDVPLSKGDVFWKDLLILRSTSQDPEGYRVDAPSAVAVKDLLEMGIHVQAGEKIRYLVVNKKSERKGERYKTEERIETRNSGNILIYDKKYYRKLLLASFKEIWIGIANFQNFSELISDEQLLPFKF
- a CDS encoding toxin-antitoxin system, antitoxin component, which translates into the protein MREEYDFSKGKRGLYSRDINDLHFPVYLEPDLEKYYKNIASQKNTDLSVIINSILEKEKELLEKII
- a CDS encoding CPBP family intramembrane glutamic endopeptidase is translated as MNEESKSSILFHFFIFWTFCFLNGFFNPALSKNLFLFYIVEIIFWVLLPIFTITYFIFFLNVFSFSDLGFHSKLFKRESYSFVIIFSLFFSFFVQKFYFITYSVLSKIFTTNYLQNFEFQSTIPNNFETGILLTIYYSFTAGFVEEIYYRGFLAQLFHIDHKFNVNYILISSTLFSMNHWEGGIINIIDTFLYGLLFSIFYNKFRNIWPLIIAHIITDIIAFYPK